Proteins from a single region of Thiomicrorhabdus sp. Kp2:
- a CDS encoding translocation/assembly module TamB domain-containing protein, with product MSTKPTEKPATQPKKRNFIDWFSLILLSSTLFFMLTFTLVVSLILWHPKASQYALPYLEQLTDGQLKIESAEGRLIEGLQLHNVHYQSPEFNLEIQQLEWRWQLSALLINQLQFDKLHINQTKITLKTNEAAHNSSIATAPFEIITQLNSQFATDIHIDDLQLTQSSLQVDSQPAIEVAKINSAVHWQDLNLRLERFSANYQTYQLQTTSSATIQDTESFEAHLGLKLLGTEFPNQKNEIALSANIKGGINQLQIQLETTQPYKSKSHHTLNMDGASIRVDSQWQAFSANLHEQWQIENLQGNSTLQYQLDSAQISSQGKLELALANRPKATFEFEVDYPALQQTNSDLLAFKLHSQFEGMGALQANAKVNLANTTANMDIATQALNLQWINPAQNYQIDSQLTWQLTDFTQRQSQLDIKQFKLTGLPETLIANGRLNTQLNAKQDYAVNLLSSKLNYANHTGKLQAKLVLKPDLSTINIDKAHMSLGNNHLDLSGQWSDKFALKLTAKLNQLEQLYSPVSGKIALNVNANGQVKKDFSGFNQAWSTINLTASQLHYQIPKTENKTATQDFYTLKSLTLQGDIPLHQPEWSTFSFKANQLAKRSNIHQSQTFFTQLQITRQQPSKKSNGLNTDIEFVHPDISIHAQFDENKPSFTQQTIQLNRVDITQPVTGNWALESRANIDWQSPNKVTIPGLCLHSIQDKQAKLCLNAKAHNANWSMRSLPVLEWLKPWISPSISLTGVLNGEGHAQWNKAFNLTQKLTVPQLDATITEQGFEIPLRLKEWQTDLQFSPQKASLISQAQLNETGRLQADINSTKALNQAWSNAKINGKITLNLNDWKLNKRALELIELQKTALLLESQLSGNLNAIKHSTQANLELKLNLPLLGLNDQELQLKADVTQDKVDANGTLKQPGDRQADLLLTLTDFKSQPKILASLQTDSIELLKTEFAHFNTSADINITLLEGATHIQGLAQLHNSRLDLEAMPLHERTQTSDDEKIIDQQGNVLPRAEAVSALSYDVKIGFGEQVKVNVRDAQVFLGGQLQLIKQGDSPDMQAFGEVKFTEGFIKLDARNRVEISESNFRFNGVIGNPDLNVNLFRVVDQTTARLNITGNATQPQFVFYSDPALSQGRIINLMIFGRAGDSTDEPNYESQVLSAFYKLGIQNNTPVLNTLTRTLGIEDVYFDVKNQKVSNLLVGRSLTDKLYVRYARDLTGQQNNAIQFFYKIADKWLLKSNTSDDENSVDLIYRLER from the coding sequence ATGAGTACAAAACCCACAGAAAAACCAGCCACACAACCAAAAAAACGTAATTTTATCGATTGGTTTAGCCTGATTTTATTAAGTTCAACCCTGTTCTTTATGCTCACTTTTACGCTCGTTGTGAGCTTAATACTGTGGCACCCTAAAGCCAGTCAATACGCTCTGCCTTATTTAGAACAATTAACCGATGGTCAACTTAAAATTGAATCTGCCGAAGGCCGCCTTATTGAGGGTTTGCAGTTGCACAATGTGCATTATCAAAGCCCTGAGTTTAATCTAGAAATTCAACAGCTAGAGTGGCGCTGGCAACTGAGCGCTCTGCTAATCAATCAGCTTCAGTTTGATAAACTGCATATCAACCAAACAAAAATCACCTTAAAAACCAATGAGGCCGCTCACAACTCATCGATTGCAACCGCACCGTTTGAAATCATCACTCAACTCAATAGCCAATTTGCGACGGACATACACATTGATGATTTGCAACTCACTCAATCCAGCCTTCAAGTCGATTCACAACCCGCGATTGAAGTCGCAAAAATAAACAGTGCCGTTCACTGGCAAGATTTAAACTTACGCTTAGAGCGCTTCTCTGCCAATTACCAAACCTATCAATTACAAACGACCTCAAGTGCCACCATTCAAGATACCGAAAGCTTTGAAGCGCATCTTGGTCTTAAATTATTGGGTACGGAATTCCCTAATCAAAAAAATGAAATTGCCCTCTCTGCCAATATCAAAGGTGGAATAAACCAACTCCAGATTCAGTTAGAAACCACTCAACCTTATAAGAGTAAGTCGCATCACACCCTTAATATGGATGGTGCTTCGATTCGTGTCGATTCTCAATGGCAAGCCTTCAGTGCAAATTTACATGAACAATGGCAGATTGAAAACCTTCAAGGCAATAGCACTCTCCAGTATCAACTCGATTCTGCACAAATCAGCAGCCAAGGTAAACTTGAACTGGCTTTAGCCAATAGACCCAAAGCTACTTTTGAATTTGAGGTTGATTACCCTGCTTTACAGCAAACAAATTCAGACCTATTAGCGTTTAAATTACACAGCCAATTTGAGGGCATGGGTGCTCTACAAGCTAACGCAAAGGTTAATTTAGCAAACACCACCGCTAATATGGATATAGCCACTCAGGCGTTAAATTTACAGTGGATAAATCCCGCTCAAAATTACCAAATAGACAGCCAATTGACTTGGCAACTAACCGACTTTACACAACGTCAAAGCCAGCTTGATATTAAGCAGTTTAAGTTAACAGGCCTGCCAGAAACCTTAATCGCCAATGGCCGCTTAAATACTCAGCTGAATGCAAAACAAGACTATGCGGTAAACCTACTCAGCTCAAAGCTAAACTACGCTAATCACACGGGTAAACTTCAAGCCAAACTTGTTTTAAAGCCAGATTTATCAACCATAAACATTGATAAAGCGCACATGAGTTTAGGCAATAACCATTTAGATTTAAGTGGACAATGGTCAGATAAGTTTGCCTTAAAATTAACCGCAAAACTCAATCAGCTTGAACAGCTTTATTCGCCTGTTAGCGGAAAAATAGCGCTCAATGTCAATGCAAATGGCCAAGTTAAAAAAGATTTTTCAGGCTTTAACCAGGCCTGGTCAACCATCAACCTGACCGCTTCTCAACTCCACTACCAAATACCTAAAACCGAAAATAAAACGGCCACACAAGACTTTTATACACTCAAAAGTTTAACCCTACAGGGCGATATTCCGCTTCATCAACCCGAATGGAGTACGTTTAGCTTTAAAGCCAATCAACTGGCAAAACGCTCTAATATTCACCAGAGCCAAACTTTTTTTACACAATTACAGATTACTCGTCAGCAACCATCTAAAAAGAGCAATGGCTTAAATACAGACATCGAGTTCGTTCATCCAGATATCAGCATTCATGCACAATTTGATGAAAACAAACCCTCCTTCACACAACAAACCATACAATTAAATCGTGTGGATATTACGCAACCCGTTACAGGCAACTGGGCGCTTGAAAGCCGTGCCAATATCGATTGGCAGTCACCCAATAAAGTGACCATTCCAGGCCTTTGTTTGCACTCTATTCAAGACAAACAAGCCAAACTTTGTTTAAACGCTAAAGCCCATAACGCAAATTGGTCAATGCGGTCATTACCCGTTTTAGAGTGGTTAAAGCCGTGGATAAGTCCTTCGATTTCACTTACTGGCGTACTCAATGGTGAAGGTCATGCTCAGTGGAACAAAGCATTTAACTTAACGCAAAAATTAACTGTTCCTCAACTCGATGCCACCATTACAGAACAAGGGTTTGAAATACCTCTGCGCTTAAAAGAGTGGCAGACCGATTTACAATTTAGCCCGCAAAAAGCCAGCTTAATTAGCCAAGCACAATTAAATGAAACAGGCCGATTACAGGCTGATATTAACAGTACAAAAGCACTTAACCAGGCCTGGTCAAATGCCAAAATCAATGGAAAAATCACTCTTAATTTGAATGATTGGAAACTCAATAAACGCGCCTTAGAACTGATTGAACTGCAAAAAACAGCCCTTCTATTAGAGAGCCAGTTATCAGGCAATCTCAATGCCATTAAACATTCAACACAAGCTAACTTAGAACTAAAACTGAATTTACCCTTACTCGGCCTGAACGACCAAGAGCTTCAACTCAAGGCCGATGTGACCCAAGATAAAGTTGATGCCAATGGAACTTTAAAACAGCCAGGAGATCGCCAAGCTGACCTCTTGCTCACCCTGACTGATTTTAAATCCCAACCCAAAATTTTAGCCAGTTTACAAACCGACTCCATCGAATTACTTAAAACAGAATTTGCGCATTTCAATACCTCTGCCGATATAAATATCACACTGCTTGAAGGAGCAACCCATATTCAAGGTTTGGCGCAACTGCACAATAGTCGGCTTGATTTAGAAGCCATGCCTTTGCACGAACGTACTCAAACCAGCGATGATGAAAAGATTATCGACCAACAAGGCAATGTCTTACCACGAGCTGAAGCGGTTAGCGCACTGAGTTATGATGTCAAAATTGGCTTTGGTGAACAGGTAAAAGTAAATGTTCGCGATGCTCAGGTTTTCTTAGGCGGTCAACTACAACTCATCAAACAAGGCGACAGCCCTGATATGCAAGCGTTTGGCGAAGTTAAATTCACAGAAGGTTTTATTAAACTTGATGCCCGTAACCGAGTTGAAATCTCAGAATCTAACTTCCGTTTTAACGGTGTTATTGGCAACCCAGACCTGAATGTAAACCTCTTTAGAGTGGTTGACCAAACCACAGCGCGCCTCAATATTACAGGCAATGCCACCCAACCGCAGTTTGTCTTTTATTCAGACCCTGCGTTATCTCAAGGCCGCATTATTAACCTAATGATTTTTGGACGTGCTGGAGACTCTACCGATGAACCCAACTACGAGTCACAAGTACTGAGTGCTTTTTACAAGCTGGGGATTCAAAACAACACCCCCGTGCTAAATACCTTAACGCGCACTTTAGGAATAGAAGATGTGTATTTTGATGTGAAAAATCAGAAGGTCAGTAACTTATTAGTAGGTCGATCATTAACCGACAAACTCTATGTGCGTTACGCACGAGACTTAACGGGGCAACAAAACAATGCCATCCAGTTCTTCTATAAAATTGCCGATAAATGGCTACTTAAAAGCAATACCAGTGACGATGAAAACTCGGTTGACCTCATCTACCGATTAGAGCGTTAA
- a CDS encoding autotransporter assembly complex family protein, which produces MLIRVLCSVAFLIPSVGLTQPIAPTTAETTQNSTAKKSFPKLEVKITLKGNAKPELSKQLQNEIALTHLERDEFPAQTDFLFKRAEQEILDVLRALGYYEPKITHSLQRNGKQTLASFQIDLGKPVKTRKVDIVINGEGKNLASWKQYKKFKLTLRPKTQFRHEDYSDTINALKNLAINEGHMDAEFTQREFKVYPHLHAVDVHIHLDTKQSYQFGKVSFQGNKTINSGFLSRYAEFKEGDTYQYAGITALQKSLIDSRFFGLIRVIPQYSEQVDRKIPINVELEESLKHHYDMGIGYGTDTGARVLFGFENRLVNQYGHSYQVDSLFGERAQNFNFNYHIPGERPAVQYWNAGVGYEATQSDTLEKSLTSISGDYNYQITPLWLIKPFVSLETESFRYKYEPSEEINTLLVGINATTRWVNNESYPTSGYRHSATLRASMDGLVSESQFAQLELSSQAIFSIQEFWRLHANAKTIVTASDKNQVIPASYRYLLGGETLRGYEFESVGLINEDGATVGARNLILGSLETDYRLTEYFGLGLFADAGQLFDFDDSTDLKVGAGFGLRGYTPVGMAKLDIAWPVSEEGEQPWRIHFSLGFDL; this is translated from the coding sequence ATGCTGATTCGAGTTTTATGTAGTGTCGCGTTTTTAATCCCTAGCGTTGGATTAACCCAGCCTATTGCGCCAACAACAGCTGAAACCACCCAAAATAGCACCGCTAAAAAAAGCTTTCCAAAACTTGAAGTCAAAATAACATTAAAAGGCAATGCCAAGCCTGAATTAAGCAAGCAACTACAAAATGAGATTGCCTTAACTCACCTTGAAAGGGATGAGTTTCCAGCGCAAACCGACTTTTTATTTAAGCGCGCTGAACAAGAGATTTTAGATGTATTGCGGGCATTGGGTTATTACGAACCTAAAATAACCCATTCATTACAACGCAATGGTAAGCAGACTCTAGCCTCTTTTCAGATTGATTTAGGCAAACCCGTTAAAACTCGCAAAGTGGATATTGTCATAAACGGAGAGGGTAAAAATTTAGCGAGCTGGAAACAGTACAAAAAATTTAAACTGACTTTACGCCCCAAAACGCAGTTTCGCCATGAGGATTATTCAGACACGATCAATGCACTCAAAAATTTGGCCATTAATGAAGGGCATATGGATGCTGAATTTACCCAGCGTGAATTTAAAGTCTATCCACACTTACATGCTGTAGACGTGCATATTCACCTTGATACCAAACAATCTTATCAATTTGGCAAGGTAAGCTTTCAAGGCAATAAAACCATTAATAGTGGTTTTTTATCTCGCTATGCCGAATTTAAAGAGGGTGACACCTATCAGTATGCAGGCATTACCGCCTTACAAAAAAGTTTGATTGATAGCCGTTTTTTTGGATTGATTCGTGTCATTCCACAATACAGTGAACAAGTAGACCGCAAAATCCCAATTAATGTAGAGCTTGAAGAGAGCTTAAAACACCACTACGACATGGGGATTGGCTATGGAACCGATACAGGCGCACGTGTGCTATTTGGCTTTGAAAACCGATTGGTGAATCAATATGGACACAGCTACCAAGTAGACAGTTTATTTGGTGAACGTGCACAGAACTTTAATTTTAATTACCACATTCCAGGGGAACGTCCCGCTGTGCAATATTGGAATGCTGGTGTAGGTTATGAGGCCACCCAATCCGACACCTTAGAAAAATCATTAACCTCAATCTCTGGAGATTATAACTATCAAATCACCCCACTTTGGTTGATTAAACCCTTTGTCTCATTAGAAACAGAATCCTTTCGCTATAAATATGAACCTTCTGAAGAGATTAATACTCTGCTAGTGGGGATTAATGCCACAACGCGTTGGGTTAATAATGAATCCTACCCTACATCAGGCTATCGCCACAGTGCCACCTTACGTGCGAGTATGGACGGCTTAGTGTCCGAATCTCAATTTGCCCAACTTGAACTCAGTTCACAAGCTATTTTTTCAATACAAGAATTTTGGCGTTTACACGCTAATGCCAAAACCATTGTCACCGCTTCTGACAAAAACCAAGTGATTCCCGCCTCTTATCGCTACCTGCTTGGTGGGGAAACCTTACGAGGTTATGAATTCGAATCGGTCGGTTTAATAAATGAAGATGGCGCTACTGTGGGTGCAAGAAATTTAATTTTAGGTTCACTTGAAACCGATTACCGTTTAACCGAATACTTTGGTTTAGGCCTATTTGCCGATGCGGGGCAACTGTTTGACTTTGATGACTCTACCGACCTTAAAGTGGGTGCGGGGTTTGGTCTGCGTGGTTATACGCCTGTTGGCATGGCTAAACTCGATATTGCTTGGCCCGTTTCTGAAGAGGGTGAACAACCCTGGCGTATACACTTCTCTCTAGGGTTTGATTTATGA
- a CDS encoding [FeFe] hydrogenase, group A has product MIKVTINERTVEVEKGTTILDAAREAGVHIPTLCYYPRIPSHAVCRLCLVNISSKARPKAACKTPAMDGDIVETDTPELIEFRKMDMQWLLARHPNDCMRCEVNGSCQFQNLVSEYQLEDLWPKEPRGCEEHPEHKLMDHTSPSIWRDLSKCVECGLCVEACGDAGQQQHVIGFAEHGFGRLPVTVFDKPLSETNCISCGQCTLVCPTGALIETPHWHDVLHTLDAHRRVSAVQVAPATRVAISEEFGMKPGTVSTGRMINALRELGFDYVFDTNFAADLTIMEEANEFLTRFKNQQQLPLFTSCCPGWVNWLEINRPDLLPHLSTTKSPQQMHGALTKRGAFARSLGGEFANGQVEPYVVSVMPCTAKKDESQRPGVAGDIDHVLTTRELARMIKARGIAFGALSEDAEFDNPLGESTGAAQIFGASGGVMEAVVRTAAHLIGQEDSMPLDWHQMRGVNLAVKEAEIPGVGKVAICNGIATAQQMLETENWRDDYVAIEVMACVGGCLGGGGEPKSMDPLILEKRMQAIYNIDQNTPRRRSYENQDIQKLYATELEQPNSAKAHHLLHTHYAARNSKRLLLMQFLDCVDRRDSSSAAKLFHPQAVWSTASDFGDIQGSANIEKFINETLPPRQYGSHYARHKMASTAEVDDLTVITPTGERCRFIMQTESQTNDSQPKTVITKLVRKPLT; this is encoded by the coding sequence ATGATTAAAGTGACTATTAATGAACGCACGGTAGAAGTCGAAAAAGGCACAACCATATTGGATGCGGCCAGAGAAGCTGGCGTGCATATTCCTACATTGTGTTACTACCCACGCATTCCCTCTCATGCCGTATGTCGCTTATGTTTAGTGAATATCAGTAGTAAAGCTCGTCCCAAAGCGGCTTGTAAAACGCCTGCCATGGATGGTGACATTGTTGAAACTGACACGCCAGAACTGATTGAATTTCGCAAAATGGATATGCAGTGGTTATTGGCTCGTCATCCCAATGACTGTATGCGCTGTGAAGTAAACGGCTCTTGCCAGTTTCAAAATCTGGTAAGCGAATATCAATTGGAAGACCTTTGGCCTAAAGAGCCAAGAGGTTGTGAGGAACACCCAGAACACAAACTCATGGACCATACCTCCCCCAGCATTTGGCGCGATTTATCCAAATGTGTGGAGTGTGGTTTATGTGTTGAAGCCTGCGGTGATGCGGGGCAACAACAGCATGTGATTGGCTTTGCGGAACATGGATTTGGACGTTTACCCGTTACCGTATTTGATAAACCCCTTTCTGAAACCAACTGTATCTCCTGCGGGCAATGTACTTTAGTTTGCCCAACGGGGGCTTTAATAGAAACCCCGCACTGGCATGATGTACTGCATACGCTGGATGCCCACAGGCGAGTCTCAGCGGTACAAGTCGCCCCTGCAACCCGCGTAGCCATTAGTGAAGAGTTTGGCATGAAGCCTGGTACGGTGAGCACAGGCCGCATGATTAATGCGTTAAGAGAGCTTGGTTTTGACTATGTATTCGACACCAATTTTGCGGCTGACTTAACCATTATGGAAGAGGCTAATGAGTTTTTAACACGATTTAAGAACCAACAACAGCTCCCCCTATTCACCTCCTGCTGCCCTGGCTGGGTGAACTGGCTAGAAATCAATCGTCCTGACTTATTACCTCATTTGAGTACCACCAAATCTCCACAACAAATGCATGGCGCCTTAACCAAACGCGGCGCTTTTGCTCGTTCATTAGGCGGTGAGTTTGCAAACGGTCAAGTAGAACCCTATGTGGTGAGTGTCATGCCTTGTACCGCCAAAAAAGATGAATCGCAACGCCCTGGTGTTGCTGGTGATATTGACCATGTATTAACCACCCGTGAACTGGCAAGAATGATTAAGGCTCGTGGCATTGCATTTGGTGCTTTGTCTGAAGATGCGGAATTTGACAATCCACTAGGTGAAAGTACAGGAGCCGCCCAGATTTTTGGGGCGTCAGGCGGAGTGATGGAAGCCGTGGTACGAACAGCCGCCCACTTGATTGGCCAAGAAGATTCTATGCCTTTGGATTGGCATCAAATGCGTGGCGTAAACCTGGCGGTTAAAGAAGCCGAGATTCCAGGCGTAGGCAAGGTCGCCATTTGTAATGGCATTGCCACCGCACAGCAGATGCTTGAAACTGAAAACTGGCGGGATGACTATGTAGCGATTGAAGTCATGGCCTGTGTAGGGGGTTGCCTAGGCGGAGGTGGAGAACCCAAGTCTATGGACCCACTTATTCTTGAAAAACGTATGCAGGCGATTTATAACATCGACCAAAATACCCCTCGTAGACGCTCCTACGAAAACCAAGACATTCAAAAACTCTATGCAACAGAATTAGAGCAACCCAATTCAGCCAAAGCTCATCACTTACTACATACTCATTATGCTGCTCGTAACTCTAAACGTTTACTGTTAATGCAGTTTCTTGACTGCGTGGATAGACGAGATAGTAGCAGTGCTGCGAAGCTATTTCATCCACAAGCGGTGTGGTCAACTGCTTCTGATTTTGGTGATATTCAAGGCTCTGCAAACATTGAAAAATTCATCAATGAAACGCTTCCACCACGTCAATACGGTTCTCACTATGCACGCCATAAAATGGCCTCTACCGCTGAAGTTGACGATCTAACCGTTATCACACCAACAGGCGAGCGTTGCCGATTTATTATGCAAACAGAGAGCCAAACTAACGACTCTCAACCCAAAACCGTAATTACAAAACTGGTGCGAAAACCACTCACGTGA
- a CDS encoding AEC family transporter yields the protein MPLPWLPLFMLATFSILFPVFALIATGYISYKTKILGPASATELSRFVIWLALPALLFEITAKSDWQNLFQADFIAVYIIGSFAVFLLVLFWRLHNGKDLAEASIDSMAASYANTGYIGFPLMFLVFGTASEVPTALASIIVASLLFGFGIVLIESALHASLAWHLRALNVFKAVFKNPLVVAPLAGALFSATPYTLPEAVATFLGLLADAASPAALISLGLFLAHGSAQPNVNLAEARKTALSLTIVKLILQPLLVAWLAFGVFKMQTELAMMAVFLAALPTGTGPYMLAEFYKRDALITAQTVLISTLFSLLTLSLLLQHLKY from the coding sequence ATGCCTTTACCTTGGTTACCTCTATTTATGCTCGCGACTTTCTCAATCCTATTTCCCGTATTCGCTTTAATCGCAACGGGCTATATTAGTTATAAAACTAAAATTTTAGGTCCTGCATCGGCCACGGAATTGAGTCGTTTTGTGATTTGGTTGGCTCTGCCTGCACTGTTGTTTGAAATTACCGCCAAAAGCGATTGGCAAAACCTATTTCAAGCGGACTTTATTGCGGTGTATATCATTGGTTCGTTTGCTGTGTTTTTGCTGGTTTTGTTTTGGCGTTTACATAACGGAAAAGACTTAGCTGAGGCCAGCATTGATAGCATGGCGGCTTCTTATGCCAATACCGGGTATATCGGTTTTCCGCTGATGTTTCTGGTGTTTGGCACGGCCAGCGAAGTGCCTACCGCTTTAGCGAGCATTATCGTGGCCTCTTTGCTATTCGGTTTTGGGATTGTGTTAATAGAAAGTGCGTTACACGCCTCTCTAGCCTGGCACTTACGTGCTTTGAACGTGTTTAAAGCGGTGTTTAAAAACCCGTTGGTGGTCGCACCACTAGCGGGTGCGCTGTTTTCGGCCACTCCCTACACACTGCCCGAAGCCGTGGCGACCTTTTTAGGCCTTTTAGCTGATGCTGCAAGCCCTGCGGCGTTGATCAGTTTAGGACTATTTTTGGCTCATGGGTCGGCTCAACCAAATGTAAATTTAGCCGAGGCTCGCAAAACAGCTCTCAGCCTAACAATCGTTAAATTAATATTGCAACCGTTATTGGTCGCTTGGTTGGCGTTTGGTGTATTTAAGATGCAAACTGAGTTAGCAATGATGGCGGTGTTTTTGGCCGCCCTACCCACGGGCACAGGCCCTTATATGTTGGCGGAGTTTTATAAACGAGACGCCTTAATCACCGCCCAGACCGTACTAATATCCACCTTGTTTTCTTTGCTGACGTTGTCGCTATTATTGCAACACCTTAAATATTAA